One stretch of Hevea brasiliensis isolate MT/VB/25A 57/8 chromosome 12, ASM3005281v1, whole genome shotgun sequence DNA includes these proteins:
- the LOC110669385 gene encoding trihelix transcription factor DF1 translates to MLGDSSSLLATTTTAAVAGGGGGGGGGVATAGGSSSDPPPAPSTHQLPGGGGAHESSSEVGHVGSNNSCEDDKGRGDEGDRSFGGNRWPRQETLALLKIRSDMDVAFRDASVKGPLWEEVSRKLAELGYNRSAKKCKEKFENVYKYHKRTREGRTGKQEGKTYRFFDQLAAFENHASFSLSSPPPQQPQQVKPQTPAVTPQTPAVTTIAMPVVNPPALSVGASPISTVPSTITKATPVATTSMSQGIVTTGINLSIPSFPLTNPTILPSAQETTNPTINPSSFSNFSPDLLSNSTSSSTSSDVEIHGRHRKKRKWKDFFERIMKEVIHKQEDMQRKFLEAIEKREHDRMVREESWRMQEMARINREREILAQERSIAAAKDAAIMAFLQKLSDQQNPGQLQNNPPPPQAQQPPLAKPPPPPQPPAPARAPTPQPITVVPMASAVTPQPAINLETKSGNGDQSFTPASSSRWPKVEVEALIKLRTHLDSKYQENGPKGPLWEDISAGMRKLGYNRSAKRCKEKWENINKYFKKVKESNKKRPEDSKTCPYFHQLDALYKEKNKSDPSSNIEFKPENSVPLMVRPEQQWPPPQQEHGPADDSVMEDLESDQDQQNHQDDDEKDDDDDDDEEEEEDEAGGYEIVANRPATMSSAAG, encoded by the exons ATGCTAGGGGACTCAAGTAGTTTGCTAGCAACCACAACAACAGCCGCTgttgctggtggtggtggtggtggtggtggtggtgttgctACTGCTGGTGGAAGTAGCAGCGATCCTCCTCCTGCTCCTTCTACTCATCAGCtacctggtggtggtggtgcccaTGAAAGCTCTAGTGAAGTTGGGCATGTGGGCTCGAACAATTCATGTGAAGATGATAAAGGAAGAGGCGATGAAGGTGACCGCAGCTTTGGAGGTAACCGGTGGCCAAGACAAGAGACTTTGGCACTCTTGAAAATAAGGTCGGATATGGACGTGGCGTTTCGAGATGCCAGTGTAAAGGGTCCCTTGTGGGAAGAGGTTTCCAG GAAGCTAGCAGAGCTTGGTTATAATCGAAGTGCGAAGAAATGCAAGGAGAAGTTCGAGAACGTGTACAAGTACCACAAGAGAACCAGAGAAGGCCGAACTGGTAAACAAGAAGGCAAAACGTATCGATTTTTCGATCAATTAGCAGCGTTTGAGAATCATGCttctttttcactctcatcaccACCACCACAGCAACCGCAGCAGGTGAAGCCTCAAACTCCAGCGGTGACGCCTCAAACTCCAGCGGTGACAACCATAGCAATGCCAGTGGTTAATCCTCCGGCTCTTAGTGTTGGTGCATCTCCTATTAGTACTGTTCCATCGACGATAACTAAAGCAACACCAGTAGCTACTACTAGTATGTCTCAAGGCATTGTCACAACAGGAATAAACCTCTCAATCCCTTCATTTCCATTAACAAACCCTACAATCTTACCCTCAGCACAAGAAACAACAAACCCTACAATAAACCCATCTTCTTTCTCTAACTTTTCCCCAGATCTCCTCTCCAATTCCACCTCTTCATCCACATCGTCAGACGTTGAAATCCATGGGCGGCATAGGAAGAAAAGGAAATGGAAGGACTTCTTCGAGAGGATAATGAAGGAAGTGATACACAAGCAAGAGGATATGCAAAGGAAATTCTTGGAAGCAATAGAGAAACGCGAACACGATAGAATGGTGAGGGAAGAATCCTGGAGgatgcaagaaatggcaagaatcAATAGAGAGCGAGAAATTTTAGCCCAAGAAAGATCCATAGCCGCTGCAAAGGATGCTGCCATAATGGCATTTTTGCAGAAGCTATCTGACCAGCAAAATCCAGGTCAACTTCAGAATAATCCTCCACCACCACAGGCACAGCAGCCACCACTGGCAAAGCCACCACCGCCGCCACAGCCACCAGCACCAGCTCGAGCCCCAACACCACAACCCATAACTGTGGTACCAATGGCATCTGCAGTGACGCCACAGCCTGCGATAAATCTGGAAACGAAATCAGGTAATGGGGATCAGAGTTTCACGCCAGCAAGCTCTTCGAGATGGCCTAAGGTAGAAGTTGAAGCTTTAATTAAGCTAAGGACTCATCTTGATTCCAAGTACCAAGAAAATGGACCAAAAGGGCCACTATGGGAGGATATCTCAGCTGGAATGAGAAAGCTTGGCTACAATCGAAGTGCGAAAAGATGCAAAGAGAAATGGGAAAACATAAACAAGTACTTCAAGAAAGTGAAAGAGAGCAACAAGAAAAGGCCTGAAGATTCAAAAACATGTCCATACTTTCACCAACTTGATGCTTTATATAAAGAGAAGAACAAGAGCGACCCTTCATCAAACATTGAATTCAAGCCTGAGAATTCAGTGCCTTTAATGGTACGGCCAGAGCAGCAATGGCCTCCTCCTCAACAAGAACATGGCCCAGCTGATGATTCAGTCATGGAAGATTTGGAAAGTGATCAGGATCAACAGAATCATCAAGATGACGATGagaaagatgatgatgatgatgatgatgaagaagaagaagaagatgaagccgGAGGATATGAAATTGTAGCCAACAGGCCAGCAACAATGAGCTCAGCTGCTGGGTGA
- the LOC110669394 gene encoding trihelix transcription factor DF1, whose protein sequence is MQGDSNTVPATSGVVDVATATMVHEDGEVGGGGGGAPNSSGEEDKSIIRVDEGDRMSYGANRWPRQETLALLKIRSDMDAVFRDSSLKGPLWEEVSRKLAELGYHRSAKKCKEKFENVYKYHKRTKEGRTGKSEGKTYRFFDQLQALENHHHHQSQLATPARPPSLPKLQPPITTTATLPWSNNLPNVSHAAVPSTTNTANIIASHQNNNVAPSADPAINAMPLSSSQPLNPSQNIFPSFQNLTSHLFSSSTSSSTASDEGYQTTRKRKRSKWKDFLERLTKDVMKKQEELQRKFLETVEKREHERMACEEAWRMQEMARINREHEILIQERTTAAAKDAAVIAFLQKISGQQNSIQTVDIPPPPPPPVVAAAPASAPAPPQSPGPALAPAAAPPQPRPAPPPSLPVVMNLDVSKKDNGQNNAVVSSSSRWPKVEVQALINLRTNLDTKYQENGPKGPLWEEISAGMQKLGYNRSAKRCKEKWENINKYFKKVKESSKNRSEDSKTCPYFHQLDVLYKEKSKTNESSANNGDHASVHPITTMEPLMVRPEQQWPLQHENQSEKLMDHDDDIEEDDDNDGETEEEDEGGGRGCFEVVASKPAASVGNGE, encoded by the exons ATGCAAGGTGACTCCAATACTGTGCCAGCGACCTCTGGGGTTGTCGACGTGGCCACCGCGACTATGGTCCATGAAGATGGTGAAGTtggtggtggaggtggtggtgctcCAAATTCATCAGGTGAAGAAGATAAGAGTATTATTAGGGTTGACGAAGGTGACAGGATGAGCTATGGTGCAAACCGGTGGCCAAGACAAGAAACTTTGGCCTTGTTGAAGATAAGGTCAGACATGGATGCGGTGTTTCGTGACTCAAGCCTGAAAGGTCCATTATGGGAAGAGGTTTCCAG GAAGCTAGCTGAGCTTGGTTATCATCGAAGTGCCAAGAAATGTAAGGAAAAGTTCGAGAATGTGTACAAGTACCACAAGCGAACCAAAGAAGGTCGAACCGGCAAATCCGAAGGCAAAACTTATAGATTTTTCGATCAATTACAAGCTCTTGAAAATCATCATCACCATCAATCCCAGCTAGCAACACCAGCACGGCCACCGTCGTTACCCAAACTTCAACCTCCAATCACAACAACTGCTACATTGCCTTGGTCTAATAATCTTCCTAATGTTTCTCATGCTGCTGTTCCATCAACGACAAACACTGCGAATATTATTGCATCACATCAGAACAATAATGTTGCTCCTTCAGCTGATCCTGCAATCAATGCTATGCCATTATCTTCATCACAACCTTTAAATCCTTCTCAAAATATTTTCCCATCTTTTCAAAATCTTACTTCTCATCTTTTTTCGAGTTCTACTTCCTCCTCCACTGCATCTGACGAAGGGTATCAAACAACTCGAAAGAGAAAGAGATCAAAATGGAAGGATTTCTTGGAGAGGCTAACGAAGGATGTTATGAAGAAGCAAGAAGAGTTGCAAAGGAAGTTCTTGGAAACTGTAGAGAAACGCGAGCATGAAAGGATGGCATGCGAGGAAGCTTGGAGAATGCAAGAGATGGCAAGAATTAATAGAGAGCATGAAATTTTGATCCAAGAACGGACCACCGCTGCTGCTAAAGATGCTGCAGTTATTGCATTCTTGCAAAAAATATCGGGACAGCAAAACTCGATACAAACGGTAGATAttcctccaccaccaccaccaccagtagTGGCAGCGGCACCAGCATCAGCCCCAGCTCCACCTCAGTCACCAGGACCGGCATTGGCACCTGCAGCAGCTCCACCACAGCCTAGGCCAGCACCACCTCCTTCGCTACCAGTAGTAATGAATTTGGATGTTTCAAAAAAGGATAATGGACAGAATAACGCCGTTGTATCAAGCTCTTCTAGATGGCCAAAAGTTGAAGTCCAAGCTCTTATTAATCTCAGAACCAATCTTGATACTAAGTATCAAGAAAATGGACCTAAAGGACCTCTGTGGGAGGAAATCTCAGCAGGAATGCAAAAGCTTGGATATAACAGGAGTGCGAAAAGATGCAAAGAGAAATGGGAGAATATAAACAAGTATttcaagaaagtgaaagaaagcaGCAAGAATAGGTCTGAAGACTCAAAAACATGTCCATACTTCCACCAACTCGATGTTCTATACAAGGAAAAGAGCAAGACTAATGAGAGTTCGGCCAACAATGGAGATCATGCTTCAGTTCATCCCATAACCACAATGGAGCCCTTAATGGTACGGCCGGAGCAGCAATGGCCTCTTCAACATGAAAACCAGTCGGAAAAATTAATGGATCACGATGACGACATTGAAGAAGATGACGACAACGACGGAGAGaccgaagaagaagatgaaggagGAGGAAGAGGTTGTTTTGAGGTAGTAGCAAGCAAACCTGCAGCTTCAGTGGGCAATGGTGAGTGA